One part of the bacterium genome encodes these proteins:
- a CDS encoding BREX system ATP-binding domain-containing protein, with the protein MTEPVRDRRRRLVSHPVFGEGEILDSRWHGTELLVHFQSGLRLWLPTQRVRLLSNIGDFVPGEAQPALVEIDTIQARRMIEAFRLGIVPHQDVESFTFGREKPIAVLDAALESLARGQGDVFMVEGEYGSGKTHLLEYVHHRALASGMATSLVQFDPAEVSPHRPKRVYREVVHNLRYIKDATEHGFRDLLRSGTALDMADHVFLGPVLAKLGRIDAGHQQSEVFWQWIEGESTKEYATEQKSPFRVKGGQRIPALYDFSTAADLYCNILSGMSWMARELGMKGLVLLVDEAETVTHLWDIMYLAKSVNFMDGLVRTAQNDPDLKRINDRMVHNQVRPVPYIYRDPSLLLVFATTPSPYDYAYIKLANRIKHRVELEPLEDKALLDAFSTMVMIYRRAYPDFTISDLDQKRLLREASRRNIEGVRAFIKFSVEALDVTRLRAQGVLPQNKD; encoded by the coding sequence ATGACCGAACCGGTACGGGATCGCCGGCGCCGTCTGGTGTCGCACCCGGTGTTCGGCGAAGGGGAGATTCTAGACAGCCGCTGGCACGGGACCGAACTGCTGGTCCACTTCCAGAGCGGGTTGCGGCTGTGGCTCCCGACTCAGCGGGTGAGGCTGCTATCCAACATCGGCGATTTCGTCCCGGGCGAGGCGCAACCCGCGCTGGTCGAGATCGACACCATCCAGGCGCGCCGGATGATCGAGGCTTTCCGGCTCGGGATCGTACCCCACCAGGACGTCGAATCATTCACCTTCGGTCGCGAGAAGCCCATCGCCGTGCTGGACGCAGCCCTTGAGAGTCTCGCGCGCGGACAGGGCGACGTGTTCATGGTTGAGGGGGAGTACGGTTCGGGCAAGACCCACCTGCTGGAATACGTGCATCACCGGGCGTTGGCTTCGGGGATGGCCACGAGCCTTGTCCAGTTCGACCCGGCCGAAGTGAGCCCCCACCGGCCGAAACGCGTTTACCGCGAAGTCGTGCACAACCTGCGTTACATCAAGGACGCGACCGAGCACGGGTTCCGCGACCTGTTGCGCAGCGGGACCGCGCTGGACATGGCGGACCATGTATTCCTCGGGCCGGTGCTGGCGAAGCTCGGCAGGATTGACGCCGGCCACCAACAGAGCGAGGTCTTCTGGCAGTGGATAGAGGGAGAGAGCACCAAGGAGTACGCGACTGAACAGAAGAGCCCGTTCCGAGTCAAGGGCGGCCAGCGGATACCGGCGCTGTACGACTTCTCGACCGCCGCCGACCTGTACTGCAACATCCTCTCCGGCATGAGCTGGATGGCCCGGGAACTGGGGATGAAAGGGCTTGTGCTGCTGGTGGATGAGGCCGAAACGGTGACCCATCTCTGGGACATCATGTATCTTGCCAAGAGCGTGAACTTCATGGACGGACTGGTGCGGACCGCGCAGAACGACCCGGACTTGAAGCGCATCAACGACCGGATGGTCCATAACCAGGTGCGACCGGTGCCGTACATCTACCGGGATCCGTCGCTGCTCCTCGTCTTCGCGACCACGCCCAGTCCCTATGACTACGCCTACATCAAGCTGGCGAACCGCATCAAGCACCGGGTCGAGCTCGAGCCCTTGGAGGACAAGGCGCTGCTCGACGCCTTCTCTACGATGGTGATGATCTACCGGCGGGCGTACCCGGATTTCACCATCTCAGACCTGGACCAGAAGAGGCTGCTGCGCGAAGCCTCCCGCCGGAACATCGAAGGGGTACGCGCCTTCATCAAGTTCTCGGTCGAGGCGCTCGACGTGACGCGGCTCCGGGCGCAGGGCGTGCTGCCCCAGAACAAAGACTGA
- a CDS encoding BREX system ATP-binding domain-containing protein, giving the protein MSEERVATPMERQLALAIVNKLGSTGTPPEFGIEHFTVGLEPYLRVLEDEYLNGILKFNLSSFKLITGNYGGGKTHFLYTVRNLAFRHNYCVAYVGLNPTECPFDKLELVYKSIAANLIAPRPADAPTAVWDKGIESVVRKWHDDQRKLHDRTDNLRKYLETLPTTESTSFSNAARGAFASLLAEDGEGFNDVVQWLKGEDVSREVRAMHRISERIDKATAFRVLRSLIQWVHAIGYTGLVLLFDEAERGMSISSSRDKRRALDNLRQLVDECGNSRLPGAMVFYAVPDENLLLEGSGGVYEALKQRLRTTLNETNPVGVRINLEDLGIEPAEFLGRLGERLAVLFGDAYEVQLPEEKRGAIVRTLAELAASAFAFDVGYRRLFVVSVLEAFHQLRAKPTLEFGRKEAEKLLRVTTQRLEVADKEQVEKEEF; this is encoded by the coding sequence ATGAGCGAAGAACGCGTCGCGACGCCGATGGAGAGACAACTGGCCCTGGCCATAGTGAACAAGCTCGGCTCGACCGGCACGCCGCCGGAGTTCGGCATCGAGCACTTCACGGTCGGGCTGGAGCCGTACCTGCGGGTGCTCGAAGATGAGTATCTCAACGGTATCCTGAAGTTCAATCTGTCCAGTTTCAAGCTGATAACCGGCAACTACGGCGGCGGCAAGACTCACTTTCTGTACACGGTCCGGAATCTCGCGTTCCGGCACAACTACTGCGTCGCCTACGTCGGCCTCAATCCGACCGAGTGCCCGTTCGACAAGCTGGAGCTGGTCTACAAGAGCATCGCCGCCAACCTGATTGCGCCGCGGCCCGCCGACGCGCCGACCGCGGTCTGGGACAAAGGCATCGAATCCGTGGTCAGGAAGTGGCATGACGATCAGCGCAAGCTGCACGACCGGACCGACAACCTGCGCAAGTACCTCGAGACCCTGCCGACTACCGAGAGCACGAGCTTCAGCAACGCCGCGCGGGGTGCATTCGCCAGCCTGCTGGCTGAGGACGGCGAGGGGTTCAACGACGTCGTCCAGTGGCTCAAGGGGGAGGACGTATCCCGAGAAGTGCGGGCAATGCACCGGATCTCCGAACGGATCGACAAGGCGACGGCGTTCCGCGTGCTCCGCTCGCTCATCCAGTGGGTGCATGCCATCGGCTACACCGGGCTGGTGCTGCTGTTCGACGAAGCCGAGCGCGGCATGTCCATTTCCTCGTCGCGCGACAAGCGCCGGGCCCTGGACAACCTGCGGCAATTGGTGGACGAATGCGGCAACTCGCGACTGCCCGGGGCGATGGTTTTCTACGCCGTGCCGGACGAAAACCTGCTGCTTGAAGGTTCGGGCGGAGTCTACGAAGCACTGAAGCAGAGGCTGCGCACGACCCTCAACGAAACGAACCCGGTCGGCGTGCGCATCAACCTCGAGGATCTGGGAATCGAGCCGGCCGAGTTCCTCGGGCGCCTCGGCGAGCGGCTGGCCGTCCTGTTTGGCGACGCCTACGAGGTGCAGCTGCCCGAGGAGAAACGCGGCGCCATCGTGCGGACGCTGGCGGAGTTGGCCGCCTCAGCCTTCGCGTTCGACGTCGGGTACCGCCGGCTCTTTGTCGTCAGCGTGCTGGAGGCGTTCCATCAGCTTCGCGCCAAGCCGACGCTCGAGTTCGGCCGGAAGGAAGCGGAGAAGCTGCTGCGCGTGACCACCCAGCGCCTTGAGGTGGCCGACAAAGAGCAGGTCGAAAAGGAAGAGTTCTAG